From one Triticum urartu cultivar G1812 chromosome 3, Tu2.1, whole genome shotgun sequence genomic stretch:
- the LOC125548573 gene encoding protein NUCLEAR FUSION DEFECTIVE 6, mitochondrial, with protein MATAAGGARRALAGLRSASPSTLSRTFSRPAVAQSPELAASALPRAPRRRLAISRVPVAALGGAQGLMPLHSATASALLTSMLGLKPGSWGWLSEGFATPL; from the exons ATGGCGACGGCGGCTGGCGGCGCGCGGCGCGCCCTCGCGGGGCTGCGCTCCGCTTCCCCATCTACTCTGTCCAGAACGTTTTCCAGGCCGGCAGTTGCCCAGTCCCCGGAGCTGGCGGCCTCCGCTCTGCCCCGCGCCCCGCGCCGGCGCCTCGCGATCTCGAG GGTGCCGGTGGCGGCGCTGGGCGGCGCGCAGGGGCTGATGCCGCTGCACAGCGCGACGGCATCGGCGCTGCTCACCTCCATGCTCGGGCTTAAGCCCGGGTCTTGGGGTTGGCTCTCCGAAG GTTTTGCAACGCCTCTATAA
- the LOC125544664 gene encoding ubiquitin-like-specific protease 1D, producing MPNGPIIIDRAQMPLDSPPAEVEIVASSSPRVTPQPPAASDGASDGGEGDPDEFKRFTDEKLEERIKHWSGNRTLSVPDGGEKMRKFLCRMKKELDRRRAAGPRKVDTGRRQSAQTPSGDDPYTFKESDHINCSRFSDKWHCHGKGEAAFTDELGHFNTSKRASQVIDRKRATNTVNRQPKRRRVSQNIADKKHLDTNGSKLGMKICTEDQQKNYSAEPKGMSTKLRTEDRTSGSSTKRWDHSKNDTYQYRRLNRRNEKKEVVHLDDEDTVLLDDEDTEPSKSVDVEIVNIRDKSKIYYPSRTDPETVELTYSDIKCLDPEVFLKSPVVNFYIQYLKNSRPCDDLYIFNTYVYSKLEKALSRTGECGSQFSKLRRWWRSVDIFKTPYLLLPIHGQVHWSLAIIFMPAKEIESGPRVFHLDSLGLHSSDKVFGVIESYLIGEWRHLQKDSSYDIPFSDTIWRHLSTNIHKEKIEVPQQQNDFDCGVFMLYYIDKFIQEAPDDLTGVRPCKFGRKWFRPVQASGLRKRIRDLLFDIFQNAPPSDRNLVSHADDDSEDEEDKGKDTIVIV from the exons ATGCCGAACGGCCCGATAATCATCGACCGGGCGCAAATGCCCCTCGACTCGCCGCCGGCGGAGGTCGAGATCGTCGCCTCCTCCTCTCCGCGTGTGACGCCGCAGCCCCCTGCGGCGAGCGATGGCGCTTCCGACGGTGGTGAGGGGGATCCGGATGAGTTCAAGAGATTCACCGATGAAAAACTGGAGGAAAGGATCAAGCACTGGAGCGGTAATCGGACCCTATCCGTACCTGACGGCGGCGAGAAGATGCGTAAGTTCCTCTGCAGGATGAAGAAAGAGCTTGATCGCCGCCGCGCTGCCGGGCCGAGGAAG GTTGACACGGGTCGGAGACAGTCAGCGCAGACACCCAGTGGGGATGATCCTTACACCTTCA AGGAAAGTGACCACATCAACTGCAGCAGGTTTTCTGATAAATGGCATTGCCATGGCAAG GGCGAAGCAGCATTCACTGATGAGCTAGGCCATTTTAACACAAGCAAACGTGCTTCCCAAGTGATAGATCGGAAAAGAGCAACGAACACGGTGAATCGTCAACCAAAAAGGCGTAGAGTTTCTCAAAATATTGCTGACAAGAAACATTTAGATACAAATGGTAGTAAGTTAGGTATGAAGATCTGTACAGAAGATCAACAGAAAAATTACTCTGCTGAGCCAAAGGGCATGTCCACTAAACTACGCACAGAAGATCGCACTTCTGGGAGTTCGACCAAGAG GTGGGACCATTCCAAGAATGATACCTACCAATACCGGAGGTTAAATAGAAGAAACGAAAAGAAG GAAGTAGTTCACTTGGATGACGAGGATACAGTACTCTTGGATGACGAGGATACAGAACCTTCTAAATCAGTTGATGTCGAGATTGTTAATATACG GGACAAATCAAAGATCTACTATCCATCGAG GACTGATCCGGAAACTGTCGAGCTGACATATTCTGACATAAAATGTCTTGACCCCGAAGTTTTTTTAAAATCACCTGTCGTAAACTTTTACATCCA GTACCTAAAAAATTCCAGGCCTTGTGACGACTTGTACATCTTCAATACATATGTCTATAGCAAACTTGAAAAAGCGTTATCCAGGACG GGTGAGTGTGGCTCGCAGTTTAGCAAGTTAAGGCGATGGTGGAGAAGTGTAGATATTTTTAAGACACCATACCTCCTTTTGCCAATTCATGGACA GGTGCATTGGAGCTTGGCCATTATCTTCATGCCCGCAAAAGAGATAGAATCTGGGCCAAGGGTGTTTCACTTGGACTCTCTAGGACTACATTCCAGTGACAAGGTTTTTGGCGTGATTGAGAG CTATCTCATAGGAGAATGGCGCCATCTACAGAAGGATTCTTCTTATGATATTCCTTTTTCAGACACAATATGGAGACATCTTTCAACAAATATACATAAGGAAAAAATCGAG GTGCCCCAGCAGCAAAATGACTTTGACTGTGGTGTCTTTATGCTTTACTACATCGATAAGTTTATTCAAGAGGCACCAGATGATTTGACAGGAGTGCGGCCTTGCAAG TTTGGACGCAAGTGGTTCAGGCCTGTACAAGCTTCGGGGCTGCGGAAGCGAATACGAGATCTGCTGTTCGATATATTTCAGAACGCTCCACCTAGTGATAGAAATTTAGTGTCGCATGCCGATGATGACTCGGAAGATGAAGAAGATAAGGGCAAGGACACAATCGTGATCGTTTGA